One genomic segment of Amycolatopsis sp. Hca4 includes these proteins:
- a CDS encoding helix-turn-helix domain-containing protein: protein MTEDWTDPNCPVARALDLVGDRWSLLVVRDAMDGARSFTDFRQRTGIARNILTDRLRRLVEHGVLDRRTAPSGRRQVYVLTPAGRDLFTVVVALRQWGERHAFAPGEPHSVLVDERGVPLPPLQPLGADGTPADVETTSVRKVG, encoded by the coding sequence GTGACCGAGGACTGGACCGACCCGAACTGCCCGGTGGCGCGCGCGCTCGACCTCGTCGGCGACCGCTGGAGCCTGCTCGTGGTCCGCGACGCGATGGACGGCGCCCGGTCGTTCACCGACTTCCGGCAGCGCACCGGGATCGCCCGCAACATCCTGACCGACCGGCTGCGCCGCCTGGTCGAGCACGGCGTCCTCGACCGGCGGACCGCGCCCTCGGGCCGACGCCAGGTCTACGTCCTGACCCCGGCCGGGCGCGACCTGTTCACCGTCGTCGTCGCGCTCCGGCAGTGGGGCGAACGGCACGCGTTCGCCCCCGGCGAACCGCACTCGGTGCTCGTGGACGAACGCGGTGTCCCGCTGCCGCCGCTGCAACCGCTCGGCGCGGACGGAACCCCCGCCGACGTGGAGACGACCTCGGTCCGCAAGGTCGGCTGA